A section of the Bacteroidota bacterium genome encodes:
- a CDS encoding M23 family metallopeptidase, whose translation MKNTASFLLLLFFLPLLCAAEPGNYPKNYFQTPIDAPLLLAGNFGELRPNHFHAGLDITTSGKEGVAVFAAAEGYVSRIRVSPVGYGKAIYITHPNGYTTVYGHLRNFNKDIGMYAEQYQYQNELFEIDIAVEPGKLPVKKGEIIARSGNSGSSGGPHLHFEIRDTETEDAINPLLFGFAVADKVAPVMVRAAIVPLDADARVNGKNELKYIRLKLLKGVYVPETAADTLPKVSGRIGFALETYDKESTPHGKNGTYSVSLSINNKRVYAHRLERIPFEHSRYINCFTHYETHIKNNAWLQCSYLQPNNLLPVYDTVVANGELLPQAGKRYTLKYITADVFGNKTTAVFAVLGEKQTHSPVIQTKPFAEIIPWDTSATFESTGEWKVEFPARSVYDHTPFTAVYDKASSGLTIGSRSIALHKPCTLSIALKAAGKPANKAVICERIVKGKSIRYNAVSTLAQNGYATATIKNFGRYEIRFDTLAPEIRATNFDLKGKTQKNLGALSALQFTISDNLSGIKTYRATINGKWILAEYDAKNKKLIIDQSRYKGQGNAVLRIEVTDKCGNMRVFEKTATF comes from the coding sequence ATGAAAAATACAGCCTCTTTCCTGCTCCTGTTGTTTTTCCTGCCGTTGCTGTGTGCTGCCGAACCCGGCAATTACCCGAAAAATTACTTTCAAACACCCATAGACGCCCCCCTGCTGCTGGCCGGTAATTTCGGGGAACTGCGGCCCAATCATTTTCATGCCGGTTTAGACATTACCACTTCCGGCAAAGAAGGTGTAGCTGTTTTTGCCGCCGCCGAAGGCTACGTGTCGCGCATACGCGTGAGTCCGGTGGGCTATGGAAAAGCCATTTACATTACGCATCCCAACGGCTACACCACGGTTTACGGCCACCTGCGCAATTTCAATAAAGACATTGGCATGTATGCCGAGCAATATCAGTATCAAAACGAATTGTTTGAAATTGACATTGCCGTGGAACCGGGCAAACTGCCCGTAAAAAAAGGCGAAATCATAGCCCGCTCCGGCAACAGCGGAAGCAGCGGCGGCCCGCACCTGCATTTCGAAATACGCGATACAGAAACCGAAGATGCCATAAACCCGCTGCTGTTTGGCTTTGCAGTAGCCGATAAAGTGGCTCCCGTAATGGTGCGCGCTGCAATTGTTCCGCTTGATGCCGATGCACGCGTAAACGGCAAAAACGAACTGAAATACATCCGCCTCAAACTGCTTAAAGGCGTATATGTGCCCGAAACCGCCGCCGACACACTGCCCAAGGTTTCAGGCCGCATCGGGTTTGCGCTTGAAACCTACGACAAGGAAAGCACTCCGCACGGCAAAAACGGCACCTACAGCGTAAGCCTGAGCATAAACAACAAACGCGTTTACGCACACCGCCTTGAGCGTATTCCGTTCGAACATTCGCGCTACATCAACTGCTTTACCCATTACGAAACACACATCAAAAACAACGCCTGGCTGCAATGCAGCTACCTGCAGCCAAACAACCTGCTGCCCGTTTACGACACCGTGGTGGCCAACGGCGAACTGCTGCCGCAGGCTGGCAAACGCTACACTCTTAAATACATCACAGCCGATGTGTTTGGCAATAAAACCACTGCCGTTTTTGCCGTGCTTGGCGAGAAACAAACACACAGCCCGGTAATCCAAACCAAACCGTTTGCCGAAATTATCCCCTGGGATACTTCCGCCACATTCGAGTCAACCGGCGAGTGGAAAGTTGAGTTTCCCGCGCGGTCTGTGTACGATCATACGCCTTTTACGGCAGTTTACGACAAAGCGTCTTCCGGCCTTACAATCGGCAGCCGGAGCATTGCCCTGCACAAACCCTGCACGCTGAGCATTGCGCTGAAAGCAGCCGGCAAACCAGCTAATAAAGCGGTTATCTGCGAACGCATTGTAAAAGGGAAAAGCATACGCTACAATGCTGTATCAACCCTCGCGCAAAACGGTTATGCCACAGCTACGATAAAAAACTTTGGCCGTTACGAAATTCGCTTTGACACACTTGCGCCTGAAATCCGCGCCACCAATTTCGACCTGAAAGGCAAAACACAAAAAAACCTCGGCGCACTTTCCGCTCTCCAATTTACCATAAGCGACAACCTCTCCGGCATAAAAACCTATCGCGCCACAATAAACGGAAAATGGATACTTGCCGAGTACGATGCCAAAAACAAAAAACTGATTATTGACCAAAGCCGCTACAAAGGACAGGGAAACGCCGTATTACGCATTGAGGTAACAGACAAATGTGGCAATATGCGTGTGTTTGAAAAAACAGCAACCTTTTAA
- a CDS encoding TonB family protein translates to MNFYRLTLFIFTFLLSTSIAFADNGDKKNGKVKTTHANGVKASQGKVKNYQKQGTWKFWNEKGVFVKAVTYKNDVLNGSYIELFDGKQKATEGTYLNGQRNGSWNEWYTDGKQRSRLSYVNGQFNGTQQYWYENSNLREEAVYENGMLQSRKTWYYSGRPRKVEYYRNGKREGQWRDYDEFATDTLPTLLQTYSNDLLNGPMYRYSKGRRTEEATYLNGRLNGTLRRWDDNGNLGLEENYSSGNLNGECRYLENGILLRSGNYLNGAKNGMFTEQNRQGQLLRHTWYTRGREDSSHSYHPNGKMAIRKTAISGITLTETYQEFNEAGQLMLNGNYLNTKKQGVWTSYYPNGKKKSETPYARGAVTGIYRKWHANGKLLIEMDCRNGVTVSQPKIWNETGKQLKPTDKEYIALLESSMPGDVYDDPSRYNAPLRRPDNYPPVFEEVIRDDQRDTDGDAMVVMEEPMPAKEQGDQVLMFAEQMPEFPGGTDSLRNYLNRMIRYPELAKEAGVQGTVYINFTVEKDGSLTNVNVIKGIKEGMGLNEEAVRVVKGMPNWKPGKMNGKTVRVSMNIPVRFRLN, encoded by the coding sequence ATGAATTTCTACCGTTTAACCCTTTTCATTTTCACATTCCTGCTTTCAACCAGCATCGCATTTGCCGACAACGGCGACAAAAAAAACGGCAAAGTAAAAACCACCCATGCCAACGGTGTTAAAGCATCGCAGGGCAAAGTAAAAAACTACCAGAAGCAGGGCACGTGGAAATTCTGGAACGAAAAAGGTGTGTTTGTAAAAGCAGTTACCTACAAAAACGATGTGCTCAACGGCTCGTACATTGAGCTGTTCGACGGTAAGCAAAAAGCAACCGAAGGCACTTACCTCAACGGCCAGCGCAACGGCAGCTGGAACGAGTGGTACACCGATGGCAAACAGCGCAGCCGGCTGAGCTATGTAAACGGACAATTTAACGGCACACAGCAATACTGGTACGAAAACAGCAACCTGCGCGAGGAAGCGGTTTATGAAAACGGCATGCTGCAAAGCCGTAAAACCTGGTACTACAGCGGCCGGCCACGCAAGGTGGAATACTACCGCAACGGTAAACGCGAAGGCCAGTGGCGCGATTATGACGAGTTTGCTACCGATACACTGCCCACGCTGCTGCAAACCTACAGCAACGACTTGCTCAACGGCCCCATGTACCGCTACAGCAAAGGCCGCCGCACCGAAGAAGCCACATACCTCAACGGCCGCCTCAATGGCACATTACGCCGCTGGGATGATAACGGCAACCTCGGCCTCGAAGAAAATTACAGCAGCGGCAACCTCAACGGTGAGTGCCGCTACCTCGAAAACGGCATCCTGCTCCGTAGCGGCAATTATTTAAACGGCGCCAAAAACGGCATGTTTACCGAGCAAAACCGGCAGGGACAGCTCCTGCGCCACACCTGGTACACACGCGGCCGCGAAGACTCCTCGCACAGCTATCACCCGAACGGAAAAATGGCTATTCGTAAAACGGCCATTTCCGGAATCACGCTCACCGAAACGTATCAGGAATTTAACGAAGCCGGACAGCTTATGCTCAACGGCAATTACCTGAATACAAAAAAGCAGGGTGTGTGGACCTCGTATTATCCCAACGGAAAAAAGAAATCGGAAACGCCTTATGCGCGTGGTGCTGTTACCGGTATCTATCGTAAATGGCATGCTAACGGAAAACTGCTTATTGAAATGGATTGCCGCAATGGTGTCACCGTAAGCCAGCCCAAAATATGGAACGAAACCGGAAAACAGCTAAAGCCAACAGACAAAGAATACATTGCCCTGCTCGAAAGCAGCATGCCCGGCGATGTGTACGATGACCCATCAAGATATAATGCGCCGCTCCGGCGGCCGGATAATTATCCGCCGGTTTTTGAAGAAGTTATCAGAGATGATCAAAGAGATACAGACGGTGATGCCATGGTGGTAATGGAAGAACCCATGCCGGCTAAGGAACAGGGCGATCAGGTACTTATGTTTGCCGAACAAATGCCCGAATTTCCGGGTGGCACAGATTCACTGCGGAATTACCTGAACAGAATGATACGCTACCCTGAACTGGCTAAGGAAGCAGGTGTGCAGGGAACGGTGTATATAAATTTCACGGTGGAGAAAGACGGCTCATTAACCAATGTAAATGTGATTAAAGGAATTAAAGAGGGCATGGGTTTAAATGAGGAAGCCGTGCGGGTTGTGAAAGGAATGCCCAACTGGAAACCCGGTAAAATGAACGGCAAGACGGTGCGGGTGTCAATGAATATTCCGGTACGGTTCAGGCTCAACTGA
- a CDS encoding T9SS type A sorting domain-containing protein: MKKFLLLALLPATLGAQNTCDVKATSWRDCKTGIYQLLASPATYTDYEWLPAANVSNPAIPNPTTTIPGTYTVNVYNTSGPNLLANPDFSLGNTGFSSGHTFSSIYSPCNYFVNNTFFTLPSPAIFPDHSPSADNMFMSIDGCNPVTTIWQQTVAINSNTVYLFDFWASRADQVQPNFQIEFIGDITGSSILNTVAGIPYSGTWTWDKYRSGCWNSGPNRMVTIKINNLQTNPYGNDFGLDDMSFQTACCNSATVTTSNMGQELVVNGDFAGGNTGFTSGHTYSSIYTPGNYFVNNTFFTLPSPAIFPDHTAATNDNMFMSVDGRNPASVVWQQTLPVAPNQVYKFEFWASKADVTQPKFQIVYIGNSTGTTTFATQNGTPYAGVWQWEQFGIGCWNSQTNTSVTIRVINVETAGMGNDFGMDDFSFRQCCSPKACCNSIPPTRLAGTSEDAPAVQLFPNPASDAVTIQLSEEIVATEVKVFDATGRQVIAQDVNGNSIRLETGNLPDGIYFVRVMYAGGVLKAMPLTIQH; encoded by the coding sequence ATGAAAAAATTTCTTCTCTTGGCATTGCTTCCGGCCACGCTCGGCGCACAAAACACATGCGATGTGAAAGCCACCTCGTGGCGCGATTGTAAAACCGGAATTTATCAGCTGCTGGCATCGCCGGCTACTTACACGGATTATGAATGGCTGCCGGCGGCCAATGTCAGCAACCCTGCCATTCCCAACCCAACCACAACCATTCCGGGCACTTACACAGTAAATGTGTATAATACATCAGGACCTAATTTGCTTGCCAATCCTGATTTCAGTTTGGGGAATACCGGTTTTTCAAGCGGACATACTTTCAGTTCAATTTATTCGCCGTGCAATTACTTTGTAAACAATACATTCTTCACCCTGCCCAGCCCGGCTATATTCCCCGATCATTCGCCTTCGGCAGATAACATGTTTATGTCTATCGACGGTTGCAATCCGGTAACCACCATTTGGCAGCAAACCGTAGCCATAAACTCCAATACCGTATATCTGTTTGATTTCTGGGCTTCGCGTGCGGATCAGGTACAACCCAATTTTCAGATTGAGTTTATTGGTGATATTACAGGCAGCTCAATTCTGAATACAGTTGCCGGCATTCCCTATAGCGGAACCTGGACCTGGGATAAATACCGCAGTGGCTGCTGGAATTCAGGGCCTAACAGAATGGTGACCATCAAGATAAACAACCTGCAGACCAATCCGTACGGCAATGATTTTGGTCTTGACGACATGTCGTTTCAAACAGCCTGCTGCAACAGCGCAACGGTTACCACCAGCAACATGGGGCAAGAACTTGTGGTGAACGGCGATTTCGCGGGTGGCAATACCGGATTTACCAGTGGTCACACCTATTCCTCCATTTATACACCGGGCAATTATTTTGTAAACAATACATTCTTCACCCTGCCAAGCCCTGCCATATTCCCCGATCATACCGCAGCAACCAACGATAATATGTTTATGTCTGTTGATGGTCGCAACCCGGCCAGCGTGGTGTGGCAGCAAACATTACCGGTTGCGCCCAATCAGGTGTATAAGTTTGAGTTCTGGGCTTCGAAAGCGGATGTGACACAGCCCAAGTTTCAGATTGTGTACATTGGTAACAGCACGGGTACTACTACTTTCGCCACACAAAACGGTACACCATATGCGGGTGTGTGGCAGTGGGAACAGTTTGGTATTGGTTGCTGGAATTCACAAACCAACACCAGCGTAACCATTCGTGTAATCAATGTGGAAACGGCCGGCATGGGCAACGACTTTGGCATGGATGATTTCTCGTTCCGCCAGTGCTGCAGCCCTAAAGCCTGCTGCAACTCAATTCCTCCCACCCGTTTGGCCGGCACATCGGAAGATGCTCCCGCTGTGCAGCTGTTCCCCAACCCGGCATCAGACGCGGTAACCATTCAGCTGAGTGAGGAAATTGTAGCTACTGAAGTAAAGGTATTTGATGCTACCGGCCGTCAGGTAATTGCGCAGGATGTAAACGGAAACAGCATACGCCTCGAAACCGGCAACCTGCCCGATGGTATTTATTTTGTGCGGGTAATGTATGCCGGTGGTGTGCTTAAAGCCATGCCGCTTACTATTCAGCATTAA
- a CDS encoding SRPBCC domain-containing protein, translating to MTEKILVSATVNANVNKAWDSYTNPAHIVNWNFADPSWQCPWATNDLQPGGKYVARMEAKDGSFGFEFEAVYDEVLPETRLAYTMTDGRKAIVEFTANGSQTDVKVWFDPEQMNPVELQQGGWQAILNSFKHYTEGL from the coding sequence ATGACAGAAAAAATCCTGGTTTCGGCAACCGTAAATGCCAATGTAAACAAGGCGTGGGATAGCTATACGAACCCGGCACATATTGTAAACTGGAACTTTGCAGACCCGTCGTGGCAATGTCCGTGGGCGACGAATGATTTGCAGCCGGGAGGAAAATATGTTGCCCGCATGGAAGCAAAAGACGGAAGTTTCGGGTTTGAATTTGAAGCGGTGTATGATGAAGTATTACCCGAAACCCGGCTGGCTTATACCATGACAGACGGACGTAAAGCCATTGTGGAATTTACCGCCAACGGCTCACAAACCGATGTAAAAGTGTGGTTTGATCCGGAACAGATGAACCCGGTAGAATTACAGCAGGGCGGCTGGCAGGCCATTCTCAACAGCTTTAAACACTACACCGAAGGCCTTTAA
- a CDS encoding SRPBCC domain-containing protein yields MSSLLFNFTADKEKNTLTITREFAANRQLVWDCYTKAELLSQWFAPRPFTVKSKSMNFSEGGHWHYAMVSPEGDEYWGYSRYLKINPIDYYESTDAFCNEAGEVNEALPQARWEVTFTDKGEITEVHTVIYYATLHDLESIINMGMKDGLTAALIQLDELILTLTSSK; encoded by the coding sequence ATGAGCTCACTCCTTTTCAACTTTACAGCCGACAAGGAAAAAAACACATTAACCATTACGCGTGAGTTTGCGGCAAACCGGCAGTTGGTGTGGGATTGCTACACAAAGGCAGAATTACTTTCGCAGTGGTTTGCGCCCAGGCCGTTTACTGTAAAATCAAAGTCGATGAATTTCAGTGAAGGCGGCCACTGGCACTATGCCATGGTAAGCCCCGAAGGCGACGAATACTGGGGCTACAGCCGGTATCTGAAAATTAATCCGATTGATTATTACGAAAGCACCGACGCTTTCTGCAACGAAGCAGGCGAAGTAAACGAAGCTCTTCCGCAGGCTCGCTGGGAAGTAACGTTTACTGATAAAGGCGAAATTACCGAAGTACACACTGTAATCTACTACGCCACACTGCACGATCTTGAGTCCATAATCAACATGGGTATGAAAGATGGACTCACCGCCGCACTCATACAACTCGATGAACTTATTCTTACTCTAACAAGCTCTAAATAA
- a CDS encoding winged helix-turn-helix transcriptional regulator, with protein MRRDIFQAIADPTRRAILMLIATQSMTPNTIAENFDTSRQAISKHLRILTECELVKQQQQGREIYYTLELEKMKEIDVWLEQFRKIWETRFNQLDQLLNTLHTTQQ; from the coding sequence ATGCGACGCGATATTTTTCAGGCCATTGCCGATCCTACCCGAAGGGCCATACTTATGCTCATCGCCACTCAATCAATGACACCCAACACAATTGCCGAAAATTTCGACACCAGCCGTCAGGCCATTTCCAAACACCTGCGCATACTCACCGAATGCGAACTGGTAAAACAGCAGCAACAGGGACGTGAAATTTATTACACACTTGAACTGGAAAAGATGAAAGAGATAGATGTCTGGCTCGAACAGTTCCGAAAAATATGGGAAACCCGCTTCAACCAGCTCGATCAACTATTAAACACACTTCACACCACACAACAATGA
- a CDS encoding cell division protein ZapA: protein MGELSLKLTIAGRTYPLTVDSAEETAVHEAAKLINARVQELEATYLVKDKQDLLAMAALQFATQYLDARSKTIENPEALIRQLESVETLLDNHLRLAAGA, encoded by the coding sequence ATGGGCGAACTTTCGCTTAAACTCACGATTGCCGGACGCACTTATCCGCTTACAGTGGACAGTGCCGAAGAAACTGCCGTGCATGAAGCTGCAAAGCTTATTAATGCGCGTGTGCAGGAGCTGGAGGCCACATACCTCGTGAAAGATAAGCAAGACCTGCTGGCCATGGCCGCATTACAGTTTGCCACACAATACCTCGACGCACGTTCCAAAACAATTGAAAATCCCGAGGCGCTGATTCGTCAGCTCGAATCGGTGGAAACGTTGCTCGACAACCATCTCCGGCTGGCAGCTGGCGCCTGA
- the rny gene encoding ribonuclease Y: MNPTIIAVIAAVAGIGIGVLIAMTMLRNALERKAQDKLKQAETEGEALKKEKMLQAKEKFLQLKQEHEKAVNERNNQVQQAENRAKQKEQQLNQKIEENKRKEAELEKQRKNAEHQMELAKQREEDANKLHKKQVEQLETIAGLSAEQAKSQLVESLKAEARTDAMSFIKDIMDEAKMTANKEAKRIVIQTIQRVATEHAVENSVSVFHIENDEMKGRIIGREGRNIRALEAATGIEIIVDDTPEAIILSGFDPVRREIARLSLHQLVTDGRIHPARIEEVVEKVRKQVEDEIIETGKRTTIDLGIHGLHPELIRMVGRMKYRSSYGQNLLQHSREVANLCAIMASELGLNAKAAKRAGLLHDIGKVPDDEPELPHAILGMKLAEKFKEKPDICNAIGAHHDEIEMNTLIAPIVQVCDAISGARPGARREIVEQYIKRLKDLEALAQSYQGVDKTYAIQAGRELRVIVASEKVSDKDAEKLATDISMKIQNEMTYPGQVKVTVIRETRAVGYAK, encoded by the coding sequence ATGAATCCAACCATAATAGCAGTAATTGCAGCAGTAGCCGGCATAGGTATCGGTGTGCTGATTGCAATGACCATGCTGCGAAATGCGCTTGAACGCAAGGCGCAGGATAAACTCAAACAGGCCGAAACCGAAGGCGAAGCACTGAAGAAAGAAAAAATGCTTCAGGCCAAAGAGAAATTCCTCCAGCTTAAGCAGGAACACGAAAAGGCCGTGAATGAACGCAACAATCAGGTGCAGCAGGCCGAGAACCGTGCCAAACAAAAAGAACAGCAGCTCAATCAGAAAATCGAGGAAAACAAACGCAAGGAAGCCGAACTCGAAAAGCAGCGCAAAAACGCCGAGCACCAGATGGAACTCGCCAAACAGCGCGAAGAAGACGCCAACAAACTGCACAAGAAACAGGTTGAACAGCTCGAAACCATTGCCGGCCTCTCTGCCGAACAAGCCAAATCGCAGCTTGTAGAATCGCTCAAGGCCGAAGCCCGCACCGATGCCATGTCGTTCATAAAAGACATTATGGACGAGGCCAAAATGACGGCCAACAAGGAAGCCAAGCGCATTGTGATTCAAACCATTCAGCGTGTGGCTACCGAGCATGCGGTAGAAAACTCGGTTTCGGTGTTCCATATCGAAAACGACGAAATGAAAGGCCGTATCATTGGCCGCGAAGGCCGTAACATCCGCGCCCTTGAAGCCGCTACCGGCATTGAAATCATTGTTGACGATACACCCGAAGCCATCATCCTTTCCGGCTTCGATCCGGTGCGCCGCGAAATAGCACGCCTCTCGCTTCACCAGCTTGTTACTGATGGCCGCATTCACCCTGCACGTATCGAAGAAGTAGTGGAAAAAGTACGCAAGCAGGTGGAAGATGAAATCATCGAAACCGGCAAGCGCACCACCATCGACCTCGGCATTCACGGCCTGCATCCCGAACTCATCCGCATGGTGGGCCGTATGAAATACCGTTCCTCTTACGGCCAGAATCTTCTCCAGCACTCACGCGAAGTAGCCAACCTCTGCGCCATCATGGCCAGCGAACTCGGCCTCAACGCCAAAGCCGCCAAACGCGCCGGTCTGCTGCACGATATTGGCAAAGTACCCGACGATGAGCCCGAATTGCCGCACGCCATCCTCGGTATGAAACTGGCCGAGAAATTCAAGGAAAAGCCCGACATCTGCAACGCCATTGGTGCACACCACGATGAAATTGAAATGAACACGCTCATTGCTCCCATCGTGCAGGTGTGCGACGCCATTTCAGGTGCACGCCCCGGCGCACGCCGCGAAATTGTTGAGCAATACATCAAGCGCCTCAAAGACCTCGAAGCACTGGCGCAGTCGTATCAGGGTGTGGATAAAACCTACGCCATTCAGGCTGGCCGCGAACTACGCGTGATTGTAGCCAGCGAAAAAGTAAGCGACAAAGACGCCGAAAAACTGGCTACCGACATCTCGATGAAAATTCAGAACGAGATGACTTATCCCGGCCAGGTGAAAGTAACCGTAATTCGCGAAACCCGCGCCGTTGGCTATGCCAAGTAA
- a CDS encoding ABC transporter permease, with amino-acid sequence MNRQRTIIEAGGNPAGYWKDLWNYRGLFRFLAWRDLLVRYKQTVIGIAWAVIRPLLTIGVFTAFGAIFDTDTGLVPRVLLVTAATLPWTLFSSALSEASNSLIANSNLVTKVYFPRLIVPLSSIIVCLVDFLIAFVILIGLMIYFGQLPGWHVFALPAFLLLAILSATGGGLLLSALNVKYRDFRYVVPFIVQLGLFVSPIAFSSSEIYASEKLPEFAKWLYSLNPMVAVIDGFRWSLFGDAFPVYWPSVYLSLGVTALLLLSGVWYFRKVERNFADVI; translated from the coding sequence ATGAACAGGCAGCGCACCATCATTGAAGCTGGCGGCAATCCCGCAGGCTATTGGAAAGACCTCTGGAACTACCGGGGGCTTTTCCGTTTTCTCGCCTGGCGCGATCTGCTGGTACGCTACAAGCAAACCGTTATCGGCATTGCATGGGCCGTTATTCGTCCGCTGCTTACCATTGGCGTATTCACCGCATTCGGCGCCATTTTTGATACCGACACCGGCCTGGTGCCGCGCGTGCTGCTGGTTACGGCGGCCACACTGCCGTGGACGCTCTTTTCGTCGGCGTTGAGTGAAGCAAGCAATTCGCTCATTGCCAATTCAAACCTGGTGACCAAAGTCTATTTCCCGCGCCTCATTGTGCCGCTCAGCAGCATCATCGTGTGTCTGGTTGATTTTCTCATTGCCTTTGTCATCCTCATCGGGCTTATGATATACTTCGGTCAGCTTCCGGGCTGGCATGTGTTTGCATTGCCCGCTTTTTTGCTGCTGGCCATACTCAGTGCTACCGGGGGCGGACTGCTGCTCTCCGCGCTCAATGTGAAGTACCGCGATTTTCGTTATGTGGTGCCGTTCATTGTGCAGCTTGGCCTGTTTGTATCGCCCATTGCATTCAGCAGCAGCGAAATTTATGCCAGTGAAAAGTTGCCGGAGTTCGCCAAATGGCTGTATTCGCTCAATCCGATGGTGGCCGTAATTGATGGCTTCCGCTGGAGTTTGTTTGGCGATGCGTTTCCGGTGTACTGGCCTTCGGTGTATTTATCGCTGGGCGTTACTGCATTGCTGCTTTTGAGCGGTGTGTGGTATTTCCGCAAAGTAGAACGCAATTTTGCTGATGTAATCTGA
- a CDS encoding ABC transporter ATP-binding protein: protein MSYTAIQVEHLSKQYVLRQQQARSYTALRDVIADKAKRMVGMGSAAAERTTFMALDDVNFTINAGERVGIIGRNGAGKSTLLKVLSRIVTPTSGRVTLEGRLASLLEVGTGFHPELSGRENIYLNGSILGMTKAEIKSRFDEIVDFAEVEKFLDTPVKRYSSGMYVRLAFAVAAHLEPEILIVDEVLAVGDAAFQKKCLGKMQDISTRHGRTILFVSHNMGAIRNFCTRSIYLEKGQVKADGDTEKILPLYFGLGNQIELEGFTITAKPEDPSGEWSRGTRMKIEIAWDKERYAPGWHVDAVCYTLEGEKLFALQSNTIAGFSSDDPSHNGIVFLVQNAGLIDRDIRLDIGIRKSASQPYHTVIENALLLTPGNKFITHNQVPDVILVPEATAYSASF from the coding sequence ATGAGTTATACCGCCATTCAGGTCGAGCACCTCAGCAAGCAATATGTATTGCGCCAGCAGCAGGCCCGCAGCTACACCGCCCTGCGCGATGTAATTGCTGATAAAGCCAAACGCATGGTTGGGATGGGCAGTGCTGCGGCCGAGCGCACCACCTTTATGGCGCTCGACGATGTAAATTTTACCATCAATGCCGGCGAACGTGTGGGCATTATCGGCCGCAACGGTGCCGGTAAATCCACACTGCTCAAAGTGCTCAGCCGCATTGTAACACCTACCAGCGGCCGCGTCACACTCGAAGGACGCTTAGCTAGTCTGCTCGAAGTAGGCACCGGCTTTCATCCCGAACTCAGCGGCCGCGAAAACATTTACCTCAACGGCAGCATCCTCGGCATGACCAAAGCCGAAATCAAATCGCGATTTGACGAGATTGTGGATTTTGCCGAAGTGGAGAAATTTCTTGACACGCCCGTAAAGCGCTATTCAAGCGGTATGTACGTGCGACTTGCTTTTGCCGTGGCCGCACACCTTGAGCCCGAAATTCTGATTGTGGACGAAGTTTTGGCTGTGGGCGATGCCGCGTTTCAGAAAAAATGCCTCGGTAAAATGCAGGACATCAGCACCCGGCACGGGCGCACCATTTTGTTCGTAAGCCACAACATGGGGGCTATCCGCAATTTCTGTACCCGCTCCATCTACCTCGAAAAAGGACAGGTGAAAGCCGATGGGGATACTGAAAAAATTCTCCCGCTTTATTTCGGTCTCGGCAATCAGATCGAACTTGAAGGATTTACAATTACCGCCAAACCCGAAGACCCGTCGGGCGAATGGAGCAGGGGCACACGCATGAAAATTGAAATTGCGTGGGATAAAGAACGCTATGCACCCGGCTGGCATGTGGATGCCGTGTGCTACACCCTGGAAGGAGAAAAGCTGTTTGCCCTGCAAAGCAATACAATTGCGGGCTTCAGTTCTGATGATCCTTCACACAACGGTATTGTGTTTCTGGTGCAGAATGCGGGTTTGATTGACCGGGATATCCGTCTGGATATCGGCATCCGTAAATCGGCCAGCCAGCCTTATCATACCGTTATTGAAAATGCACTGTTGCTTACGCCCGGCAATAAATTTATTACTCACAATCAGGTGCCCGATGTAATTCTGGTGCCCGAAGCCACCGCCTATTCTGCCTCGTTTTGA